A genome region from Alkalimarinus coralli includes the following:
- the infA gene encoding translation initiation factor IF-1, protein MAKEDVIEMEGTIVDTLPNTMFRVELENGHIVTAHISGKMRKNYIRILTGDKVKVELTPYDLSKGRIVYRAR, encoded by the coding sequence ATGGCGAAGGAAGACGTGATCGAAATGGAAGGGACAATTGTCGATACCCTTCCAAACACCATGTTTCGTGTAGAACTGGAAAACGGCCACATCGTAACGGCTCACATTTCCGGCAAGATGAGAAAGAACTATATTCGAATCCTGACTGGCGACAAAGTGAAAGTAGAACTAACGCCTTACGATCTGAGTAAAGGCCGTATAGTATACAGAGCGCGTTAA
- the clpA gene encoding ATP-dependent Clp protease ATP-binding subunit ClpA: MLSKDLELTLNTAFRSAREKRHEFMTVEHLLLALLDNDDAIKVLGACAADLSLLRNELVEFVDSTTPLIPTSDDDRETQPTLGFQRVLQRAVFHVQSSGKKEVTGANVLVAIFSEQESQAVYVLKKQNVARIDVVNFISHGISKVPGHHDHDHEHPGENENQEEVTEDGTAANPLESFATNLNELANKGRIDPLIGRESEVERVVQILSRRRKNNPLLVGEAGVGKTAIAEGLAKKIVDGDVPDIIADADVYSLDLGALLAGTKYRGDFEKRFKQLLAELKKQDHAILFIDEIHTIIGAGSASGGVMDAANLLKPLLSSGEIRCIGSTTFSEFRGIFEKDSALARRFQKIDVNEPDVEDTYKILKGLKTQFEAHHDLKYTDKALRAASELADRYITDRHMPDKAIDVIDEAGASQRLKPANKRKKVIGVQTIEDIVASIARIPPKSVSTSDKDQLKNLERDLKMVVFGQDPAIESLSTAIKLARAGLKSVEKPDGAFLFSGPTGVGKTEVTRQLSKVLGIELVRFDMSEYMERHTVSRLIGAPPGYVGFDQGGLLTEAVNKSPHCVLLLDEIEKAHPEVFNLLLQVMDHGTLTDNNGRKADFRHVILVMTTNAGADLISRRSMGFSEQDNSTDGLEAINKMFTPEFRNRLDGIIQFAPLAKSSITYVVDKFLTELQAQLDDKRVVLHVDNEAKLLLAERGYDVNMGARPMARVIQDVIKKPLAEEILFGDLSEAGGDVFVTVRDGEIVFNYEAVAV; this comes from the coding sequence ATGCTAAGCAAAGACCTCGAACTTACACTTAATACAGCATTTAGGAGTGCCAGAGAGAAGCGTCATGAGTTTATGACGGTTGAGCATTTGCTACTCGCGCTTCTGGATAACGATGACGCAATAAAAGTGCTTGGCGCTTGTGCTGCTGATTTATCTTTATTAAGAAACGAACTGGTTGAGTTTGTTGACTCTACGACGCCGCTGATTCCGACGAGTGATGACGATAGGGAAACTCAGCCGACTCTCGGTTTTCAGCGGGTGTTGCAGAGAGCTGTATTCCATGTCCAGTCCTCTGGCAAAAAAGAAGTAACCGGCGCCAATGTGCTGGTTGCAATATTTAGCGAGCAGGAAAGCCAGGCCGTATACGTTCTGAAAAAACAGAATGTGGCACGTATTGATGTCGTGAATTTCATATCTCATGGGATTTCCAAAGTACCAGGGCATCATGATCATGACCACGAACACCCCGGTGAGAATGAAAACCAGGAAGAAGTCACAGAAGACGGAACAGCAGCAAACCCTCTGGAAAGTTTTGCAACCAATCTGAACGAGTTGGCAAATAAAGGAAGGATCGACCCTTTAATTGGCCGAGAGTCCGAGGTCGAGCGTGTTGTTCAGATACTTTCAAGGCGGCGCAAAAACAACCCACTGTTGGTCGGTGAAGCCGGTGTTGGTAAAACAGCAATTGCAGAAGGGTTGGCGAAGAAAATAGTAGATGGTGATGTGCCGGATATTATAGCGGATGCTGATGTTTACTCGCTGGATTTGGGAGCGCTGTTAGCGGGTACCAAGTACCGTGGTGATTTTGAAAAACGATTCAAGCAGTTGTTGGCTGAATTGAAGAAGCAGGATCACGCCATCTTATTTATTGATGAAATACACACCATAATCGGTGCAGGCTCAGCGTCAGGAGGTGTGATGGATGCGGCCAACTTGCTGAAGCCACTATTGAGTTCTGGTGAGATTCGATGCATCGGTTCTACTACGTTCTCTGAGTTTAGGGGGATTTTTGAAAAAGATAGTGCGCTGGCACGACGTTTTCAGAAGATTGATGTGAATGAACCTGATGTCGAAGACACCTATAAGATTCTAAAGGGGTTAAAGACACAATTTGAAGCGCATCATGACCTAAAGTACACCGACAAAGCGCTTAGAGCGGCATCTGAGCTGGCTGATCGCTATATTACTGATCGTCATATGCCTGATAAGGCGATTGACGTTATTGATGAAGCGGGTGCTAGTCAGCGGCTGAAGCCTGCCAACAAGCGTAAAAAGGTGATAGGTGTTCAGACTATTGAAGATATTGTTGCTTCTATAGCGAGAATTCCACCGAAAAGTGTGTCAACGTCAGATAAGGATCAGCTGAAAAATCTTGAGCGTGATTTGAAGATGGTTGTGTTTGGTCAGGATCCCGCTATCGAGTCATTGTCGACGGCTATAAAGCTGGCCAGAGCTGGTCTCAAGTCGGTTGAGAAACCTGATGGTGCATTTTTATTCTCAGGTCCTACCGGAGTTGGTAAGACTGAGGTGACAAGACAGCTATCGAAAGTGCTGGGTATTGAACTGGTTCGATTCGATATGTCCGAATATATGGAGAGACATACTGTTTCTCGCTTGATCGGGGCACCCCCAGGTTATGTTGGTTTTGACCAGGGTGGTCTATTGACCGAAGCAGTTAACAAAAGCCCTCATTGTGTTTTGTTGCTGGACGAAATTGAAAAGGCGCACCCTGAAGTATTCAACTTGTTGTTGCAGGTAATGGATCATGGCACGCTGACTGATAATAATGGAAGGAAAGCCGATTTCCGTCATGTGATCTTGGTCATGACAACTAATGCCGGGGCTGATCTGATTAGCAGGCGCTCTATGGGCTTTAGTGAGCAAGATAACAGTACAGACGGGCTGGAAGCTATCAACAAAATGTTCACGCCAGAGTTTAGAAACAGGCTTGATGGCATTATTCAATTTGCACCGTTGGCCAAATCATCGATTACTTATGTTGTCGATAAGTTCTTAACGGAATTACAGGCTCAGCTTGACGACAAACGTGTGGTTTTGCATGTTGATAACGAAGCAAAACTGCTATTGGCAGAGCGTGGTTACGATGTCAATATGGGAGCGAGACCGATGGCGAGAGTGATACAGGATGTTATCAAGAAGCCTTTGGCAGAAGAGATCTTGTTTGGCGATCTGTCCGAAGCGGGTGGAGATGTGTTTGTAACGGTAAGGGATGGTGAGATTGTCTTTAATTATGAGGCTGTAGCAGTTTAG
- the clpS gene encoding ATP-dependent Clp protease adapter ClpS yields MSTFENSLLILNQEGDHQHDREGGLAVAPSKPALRRPSMYKVVLLNDDYTPMDFVVEILTTFFGMNEEKATQVMLAVHTQGKAVCGVFTRDIAETKAALVNQYSSECEHPLLCEIEKVD; encoded by the coding sequence ATGAGTACTTTTGAAAATAGTCTACTAATATTAAATCAAGAGGGTGATCATCAGCATGATCGAGAAGGGGGGCTGGCAGTAGCGCCAAGCAAACCTGCTCTTAGAAGGCCATCTATGTATAAAGTGGTCTTGCTGAATGATGACTACACACCAATGGACTTTGTGGTAGAAATACTGACAACGTTTTTTGGTATGAATGAAGAGAAGGCCACACAGGTAATGCTGGCCGTACACACACAAGGTAAAGCGGTATGTGGTGTGTTTACGCGAGATATAGCCGAGACAAAGGCTGCGCTGGTAAACCAGTACTCATCAGAGTGTGAGCACCCATTGTTGTGCGAAATAGAGAAAGTGGATTAA